A genomic segment from Janibacter sp. DB-40 encodes:
- a CDS encoding aminotransferase class V-fold PLP-dependent enzyme, with protein sequence MSVLHTRAAELDAGDPLAACREEFLPAEGLVAYLDGNSLGRPLRATAERIEHLVRHDWGTRLIRSWDEQWMELPLRLGDRIGQVCLGAAPGQTVVGDSTTVMLYKLLRAAVAAAGPQRPEIVLDTENFPTDRYVAEGIAAETGAELVWLEPEPAKGVTPELVAGALSDRTGVVLLSHVAYKSAWVADLPAITALAHDAGALVLWDLCHSVGVLPSDLDAHEVDLAVGCSYKFLGGGPGAPAFGYVATRHQERLRQPIQGWMGHAEPFAMGPGYRPGAGMRAFVSGTPSVLGMAGIEDTVDLIERVGLDRVRAKASALGRFVIDGVDEVLADHGVRVISPREDSRRGGHVTIGHPRSREITRDLWAQDVIPDFREPDGIRLGLSPLSTSFTEVADALARIEALLERPGH encoded by the coding sequence ATGAGCGTCCTGCACACCCGTGCCGCAGAGCTCGATGCGGGCGACCCGCTGGCCGCATGCCGGGAGGAGTTCCTGCCGGCCGAGGGGCTCGTCGCCTACCTCGACGGCAACTCGCTCGGACGCCCCCTCCGCGCCACCGCAGAGCGGATCGAGCACCTCGTGCGGCACGACTGGGGCACGCGGCTCATCCGTTCGTGGGACGAGCAGTGGATGGAGCTGCCGCTGCGCCTGGGCGACCGGATCGGGCAGGTCTGCCTCGGCGCCGCGCCCGGGCAGACGGTCGTCGGGGACTCGACGACGGTGATGCTCTACAAGCTGCTGCGCGCCGCGGTCGCCGCCGCCGGCCCGCAGCGCCCGGAGATCGTGCTCGACACGGAGAACTTCCCCACCGACCGCTATGTGGCAGAGGGGATCGCGGCGGAGACCGGCGCGGAGCTGGTCTGGCTGGAGCCGGAGCCGGCGAAGGGGGTCACCCCCGAGCTCGTCGCAGGAGCCCTCTCCGACCGCACGGGTGTCGTCCTCCTCTCGCACGTGGCGTACAAGTCGGCGTGGGTCGCCGACCTGCCGGCGATCACCGCCCTCGCCCACGACGCGGGCGCCCTCGTCCTGTGGGACCTGTGCCACTCCGTCGGCGTCCTCCCCAGCGACCTCGACGCGCACGAGGTCGACCTCGCCGTCGGCTGCAGCTACAAGTTCCTCGGCGGCGGACCGGGTGCGCCCGCCTTCGGGTACGTCGCCACCCGCCACCAGGAGAGGCTGCGCCAGCCGATCCAGGGGTGGATGGGCCACGCCGAGCCGTTCGCCATGGGTCCGGGGTACCGGCCCGGAGCGGGGATGCGCGCCTTCGTCTCCGGGACGCCGTCCGTGCTGGGGATGGCCGGCATCGAGGACACCGTCGACCTCATCGAGCGGGTGGGGCTGGACCGGGTCCGGGCGAAGGCGAGCGCGCTGGGGCGCTTCGTCATCGACGGCGTCGACGAGGTGCTGGCCGACCACGGGGTGCGGGTGATCTCGCCGCGCGAGGACTCCCGCCGCGGCGGGCACGTGACGATCGGGCACCCGCGCTCCCGCGAGATCACCCGGGACCTGTGGGCGCAGGACGTCATCCCCGACTTCCGTGAGCCCGACGGGATCCGGCTGGGCCTCTCCCCGCTGAGCACCAGCTTCACCGAGGTGGCCGACGCGCTGGCGCGGATCGAGGCACTGCTCGAGCGACCCGGACACTGA
- a CDS encoding DUF1989 domain-containing protein has product MSLTDAAYQSEPGGPLDPDRDLYGRIGSMTDGRELVDSFVVPIRSGRAWEVPAGHVCRIVTIEGPQVADLNLWNRHDPRERLWAARTRQLQSAHVSTFDRLWSTLPFLRPLVTITGDSLEDYGVDDEGGRVHDLLGTRCDPYVNQMLNDAPFDYHCHSNLTRAVRPWHLTEFDVHDVLNVFQCTGLNDRDEYFMKTCPATKGDYFEFFAEIDLLAALSTCPGGDLSVPMFGPDAGDTEAVCRPLGIEVYSVPDEALAGWQPPQRAAYAQDHGLAARPWA; this is encoded by the coding sequence ATGAGCCTCACCGACGCTGCCTACCAGTCCGAGCCCGGCGGCCCCCTCGACCCCGACCGTGACCTCTACGGTCGCATCGGGTCGATGACCGACGGACGCGAGCTCGTCGACTCCTTCGTCGTCCCGATCCGCAGTGGGCGGGCGTGGGAGGTGCCGGCTGGGCACGTCTGCCGCATCGTGACCATCGAGGGGCCGCAGGTGGCCGACCTCAACCTGTGGAACCGCCACGACCCCCGCGAGCGTCTGTGGGCCGCGCGCACCCGACAGCTGCAGTCGGCGCACGTGAGCACCTTCGACCGGCTGTGGTCGACGCTGCCCTTCCTCCGCCCGCTCGTGACGATCACCGGCGACTCGCTCGAGGACTACGGCGTGGACGACGAAGGGGGGCGCGTCCACGACCTGCTCGGCACCCGGTGCGACCCCTACGTCAACCAGATGCTCAATGACGCCCCCTTCGACTACCACTGCCACTCCAACCTCACCCGGGCCGTGCGGCCGTGGCACCTGACCGAGTTCGACGTGCACGACGTGCTCAACGTCTTCCAGTGCACGGGGCTGAACGACCGCGACGAGTACTTCATGAAGACCTGTCCCGCCACGAAGGGCGACTACTTCGAGTTCTTCGCCGAGATCGATCTCCTGGCCGCGTTGTCGACGTGTCCCGGCGGTGACCTGTCGGTGCCGATGTTCGGCCCGGACGCCGGTGACACGGAGGCGGTCTGCCGTCCGCTGGGCATCGAGGTGTACTCGGTGCCGGACGAGGCCCTGGCCGGGTGGCAGCCGCCGCAGCGCGCGGCCTACGCGCAGGACCACGGGCTGGCCGCGCGCCCCTGGGCCTGA
- a CDS encoding cob(I)yrinic acid a,c-diamide adenosyltransferase, which produces MTGDASRIYTKTGDDGTTGRLFGGRVGKDDPLVEACGDIDETVAALGLARAELDAASDLAELTLATQRRLFVVAADLMANPHARDRLEPGTSLVDADLVGAVEHDIDALVAQHPLEPVFIVPGSTRASAAFDLARGVVRRAERHCVAAARAGHVVSDPVLLTLNRMSDLVYVLARASAGDAEAPSHE; this is translated from the coding sequence ATGACCGGAGACGCATCGCGCATCTACACCAAGACCGGTGACGACGGCACGACCGGGCGGCTCTTCGGCGGCCGGGTCGGCAAGGACGACCCGCTCGTCGAGGCCTGCGGTGACATCGACGAGACCGTCGCAGCCCTCGGCCTCGCGCGGGCCGAGCTCGATGCCGCGTCGGACCTGGCGGAGCTGACGCTGGCGACCCAACGGCGCCTCTTCGTCGTCGCCGCCGACCTCATGGCCAACCCGCACGCCCGCGACCGGCTCGAGCCGGGGACGTCCCTCGTCGACGCCGACCTCGTCGGGGCCGTCGAGCACGACATCGACGCCCTCGTGGCGCAGCACCCGCTCGAGCCCGTCTTCATCGTGCCGGGGTCGACGCGGGCCTCGGCCGCCTTCGACCTCGCCCGTGGCGTCGTGCGCCGGGCCGAGCGCCACTGCGTCGCCGCCGCCCGCGCCGGCCACGTGGTCTCGGACCCGGTGCTGCTGACGCTGAACCGGATGAGCGATCTCGTCTACGTCCTCGCCCGGGCCAGTGCCGGCGACGCGGAGGCGCCGAGCCACGAGTAG
- a CDS encoding MFS transporter, translated as MRTSERIHDRLIRRDIEAEQALPEGVRRDVPRNGLRLVLANALQSSGDQTVNASTVLPWLFHALGVPAALTGVLVPIRESGSMLPQALLTPWILRVRHRKHVFVAGALVQAASVAVMAGTAALGQGLTAGVVIIAALTVFALGRCLCSIASKDVQGRTVPKGERGQINGLATTASGLVAITLGLGVRTVGGGDIGAAQLVWLLAAGAALWVLVAAVYITVREPADDTPAPAVRSTDGEPNWFVQTFSMLQRDKAFRTFVTVRSFLLVSALSPPFVVVLAVRSGTEGLGGLGGFILASGVAALLGGRIFGRLADRSSRRLMAGGAAFASAVIVLLVLAVTAVDVPDGSLLAYVLFVGCYFLLTLTHTGVRVGRKTYIVDLAEGDQRTTYVAVSNSAMGLVLLVVGALSSALATLGVTWALLFLAGLGLLGVVASTRLPEVSRGS; from the coding sequence GTGAGAACCAGCGAGCGGATCCATGACCGGTTGATCCGACGGGACATCGAGGCGGAGCAGGCACTGCCGGAGGGCGTGCGCCGGGACGTCCCCCGCAACGGCCTGCGGCTGGTCCTGGCGAACGCGCTGCAGTCCTCGGGCGACCAGACGGTCAACGCCTCGACCGTGCTGCCGTGGCTCTTCCACGCCCTCGGCGTGCCCGCGGCCCTCACGGGTGTCCTCGTGCCGATCCGCGAGTCGGGGTCGATGCTCCCCCAGGCCCTGCTGACCCCGTGGATCCTGCGGGTGCGCCACCGCAAGCACGTCTTCGTCGCCGGCGCACTCGTGCAGGCCGCATCCGTGGCCGTCATGGCGGGCACCGCGGCGCTCGGTCAGGGACTGACGGCCGGCGTGGTCATCATCGCCGCCCTCACGGTCTTCGCCCTCGGCCGCTGCCTGTGCTCGATCGCCTCCAAGGACGTGCAGGGCCGCACCGTGCCGAAGGGGGAACGCGGCCAGATCAACGGCCTCGCCACGACCGCCTCGGGCCTGGTCGCGATCACGCTCGGGCTCGGCGTGCGCACGGTCGGCGGTGGCGACATCGGGGCGGCTCAGCTGGTCTGGCTGCTCGCCGCCGGTGCGGCCCTCTGGGTCCTCGTCGCAGCGGTGTACATCACGGTCCGCGAGCCCGCAGACGACACCCCGGCACCGGCGGTCCGCAGCACGGACGGGGAGCCGAACTGGTTCGTGCAGACCTTCTCGATGCTGCAGCGCGACAAGGCCTTCCGCACCTTCGTCACCGTCCGCAGCTTTCTGCTCGTGTCGGCGCTGTCCCCGCCCTTCGTCGTCGTGCTCGCCGTGCGCTCGGGCACGGAGGGGCTCGGCGGGCTCGGTGGCTTCATCCTCGCCTCGGGAGTCGCGGCCCTGCTCGGCGGACGGATCTTCGGCCGGCTGGCCGACCGCTCCAGCAGGCGGTTGATGGCCGGTGGCGCCGCCTTCGCCTCGGCGGTCATCGTGCTGCTCGTGCTCGCCGTCACCGCCGTCGACGTCCCCGACGGGTCCCTGCTCGCCTACGTGCTGTTCGTCGGCTGCTACTTCCTGCTGACCCTGACCCACACTGGTGTCCGCGTGGGTCGCAAGACCTACATCGTCGACCTGGCCGAGGGCGACCAGCGCACCACCTACGTCGCGGTGTCGAACTCCGCGATGGGTCTGGTCCTCCTCGTCGTCGGCGCCCTCAGCTCGGCCCTGGCCACGCTCGGCGTCACCTGGGCGCTGCTCTTCCTCGCCGGCCTGGGACTCCTCGGTGTCGTCGCCTCCACGCGCCTGCCGGAGGTCTCGCGGGGGTCATAG
- the kynA gene encoding tryptophan 2,3-dioxygenase, translated as MTGNTRDIEDGVHHDFREEMSYGSYLALDTLLDAQRPISIPEHHDEMLFIIQHQTSELWLKLVLHETRSAMALLAQDEMRIALKRVARVKHIQRTLTEQWSVLATLTPTEYQELRPHLGHASGFQSWQYRAVEFALGNKHAGMLRVFADDPPARARLSELLEAPSLYDEFLRHLARRGYAIPERILTRDVTRAHELDPELTALFRGIYEDVENHWDVYEACEELVDLEDNFQLWRFRHLKTVQRIIGMKRGTGGSSGVGFLQQALDLTFFPELFAVRTEIGA; from the coding sequence GTGACCGGCAACACACGTGACATCGAGGACGGCGTCCACCACGACTTCCGCGAGGAGATGTCGTACGGCTCCTACCTCGCCCTCGACACGCTCCTCGACGCGCAGCGCCCCATCAGCATCCCGGAGCACCACGACGAGATGCTCTTCATCATCCAGCACCAGACCTCCGAGCTGTGGCTGAAGCTCGTGCTGCACGAGACGCGCTCGGCGATGGCGCTGCTCGCGCAGGACGAGATGCGCATCGCCCTCAAGCGCGTCGCCCGCGTCAAGCACATCCAGCGCACCCTCACCGAGCAGTGGTCCGTCCTGGCCACCCTGACGCCCACCGAGTACCAGGAGCTGCGCCCGCACCTGGGCCACGCCTCGGGCTTCCAGTCCTGGCAGTACCGCGCGGTCGAGTTCGCCCTCGGCAACAAGCACGCCGGCATGCTGCGGGTCTTCGCCGACGACCCGCCGGCCCGCGCCCGGCTGTCCGAGCTGCTGGAGGCCCCGAGCCTCTACGACGAGTTCCTTCGCCACCTCGCCCGGCGTGGCTACGCCATCCCCGAGCGGATCCTCACCCGCGACGTCACCCGCGCCCACGAGCTCGACCCGGAGCTCACGGCGCTCTTCCGCGGGATCTACGAGGACGTCGAGAACCACTGGGACGTCTACGAGGCCTGCGAGGAGCTGGTCGACCTCGAGGACAACTTCCAGCTGTGGCGCTTCCGCCACCTCAAGACGGTCCAACGCATCATCGGCATGAAGCGGGGCACCGGCGGCAGCTCCGGCGTCGGCTTCCTGCAGCAGGCCCTCGACCTGACCTTCTTCCCCGAGCTCTTTGCCGTGCGCACGGAGATCGGCGCATGA